The sequence GGCGGGGCGCTCAACCGCAGCGCGATCCTGGACCGCTTGGCGGTCGCCGCCTGCGCCGGGGTGATCGTGCCCATCTTGAGCATCTGGTCGATCACGTAGTTGCGCCGCTCCCAGGCCGCCGCCTGGTCGCGGGTCGCCGGGTCGAACGCGGAGGGCGCCTTGACCAGGCCGGCCAGCAGCGCCGCCTCGGTCAGGGTGAGTTCCTTGGGAGGTTTCGAGAAGAACACCTCGGACGCGGCGTAGATGCCGTACGCGCGGTGGCCGTAGTAGGCGGTGTTCAGGTACCGCTCCAGGATCTGCTGCTTGCTGAGCCGCTGTTCGACCTCGACGGCCAGCCGCATCTCGCGTATTTTCCGGGCGGCGGTCTGCTCGGTGGCCTCCAGCGCCTCCCTCGGGGTGCGGGCGTTGTCGCGCAGCGTCATCCGGACGTACTGCATGGTGAGCGTGGAAGCGCCCTGGGACACCCCGCCGGCCTGCTGGTTGGCCACGAAGGCGCGGGCCACCCCCTTGGCGTCGACCCCGTGGTGCTCGTAGAAGCGGGTGTCCTCGGAGGCCACGATGGCCTGGGTGATGTACGGCGACATGTCCTTGAGCGCGACCTGCCGCCGGTACTCCTCGTAGAACATGGTCAGCAGGGTCTTGCCGTCGCGGGCGTAGATGTAGGTGGTCTGCGCCGCGGGCGCTTCGGCGAGTCGTTCCGGCATGTTCTCCAGCGCGTCGCTGCCGGCCTTGACACCCATCCCGGCCAGGGCGGTGAAGGGATAGGAGAGGCCGGCGACGACCAGGCCCGCGATGAGGCCGGCGCGGATCAGGAGGGCGACTCTTCCGGCTACGGTGAGGTGTCGGTCAGTCACTCTTCGAAGGTAGGACAGACGGCTTCACGTTCTCCGGGAACCACTGAAGTGAGACATTTCCGCGATAGCGGGGGTAAGCCGGCGGGAGTCCGCAAAACCTGGCAGTGAGCCGGGTGGCCGCCCGCGCCGGGGCGTCGGCGAGGGCGCGGAGCGCGGCGTGCCCGGCGCGTGCGGCATGCTGACCCCATGACGTTCGACCTCGATCATCACGGCGACGCCGAGGTGGGGGCGGGCCTGATCGATCTCGCGGTCAACGTGCGGCACCAGGCGATGCCCGCGTGGCTGGCCGAGCCGATCGCCGCCTCGCTCGGCGGTCTCTCCGCCTACCCCGACGCCACGGCCCCGACCGCCGCGGTCGCCGCGCGGCATCGCCGCGACCCGGCGGAGGTGCTGCTCACCGCGGGCGCCGCGCAGGCGTTCGTGCTGCTCGCGCAGGCGCTGCGCGGGGCCCGCCGCCCGGTGGTGGTGCACCCGCAGTTCACCGAGCCGGAGGCCGCGCTGCGCAACGCCGGGCACCGGGTGGACCGGGTGCTGCTGACCGAGGCGGACGGGTTCCGGCTGGACCCGGCCCGGGTGCCCGACGACGCCGACCTGGTGTTCGTCGGCAACCCCACGAATCCCACCTCGGTGCTGCACCCGGCGCGGGACCTGGCGAAGCTGGCCCGCCCCGGCCGGGTGCTGGTGATCGACGAGGCGTTCGCGGACACGACGTACCGGGACGGGTGTCCCGGCGAACCGGAGTCGCTGGCCGAGCGCCGCGACCTGCCCGGCCTGGTCGTCCTGCGCAGCCTGACCAAGACCTGGGGCCTGGCCGGCCTGCGGATCGGCTACCTGCTCGCCCCGGCCGAGCTGGTGCCGCGGCTGGCCGCCGCGCAGCCGCTCTGGGCGGTCTCGACGCCGGCGCTCGCCGCGGCGACCGCCTGCGCGTCGCCGGTCGCGGTCGCCGCGGAACGCGCCATCGCGGCGGCGCTCGCCACCGAGCGCGCCCACCTGGTGGAACGCCTGCGGCACGTGCCGAGCGTCACGGTTGTCGGCGACCCGGCGTCCGCGTTCGTCCCGGTACGCCTCGCCGGCGCCGATCAGGTGCGGATCGAGCTGCGTAAACGGGGCTACGCGGTACGCCGTGGCGACACCTTCCCGGGCCTGGGCCCCGACTGGCTCCGGATTGCGGTGCGCGACACTGCCACCACGGACGGATTCGTGCAGACTCTGCGAGACGTGATCGAGGAGCGACCGTGACCCTGGAGACCACCCTGGCGGCCATCCGCCCGGCCGACGAGCAGGCCATGGCGGCCGCCCGCGAGTTGCAGGCCCGGCTGACCAAGCCGGCCGGCTCGCTGGGCTCGCTGGAGGAGCTGTCGGTGCGCCTGGCCGGCCTGGCCGGGGTCTGCCCGCCCCCGCTGCCCGCCCCGGCGACCGTCGCCGTCTTCGCCGGCGACCACGGGGTGCACGCGCAGGGCGTCTCCCCGTGGCCGCAGGAGGTCACCGCGCAGATGGTGGCGAACTTCGTGGCCGGCGGCGCGGTGGTGAACGCGTTCGCCCGGCAGGCCGGCGCGGACGTCATGGTGATCGACGCCGGGGTGGCGATCCCGCTGCACGGCGGCCCCACCCTGCTGGACGCGAACATCCGCCGCGGCACCCGGGACATGACCGCCGAGCCGGCGCTCACCCGCGAGGAGGCCCGGGCCGCGATCGAGGTGGGCATCGCGGTCGCCGGGCAGCTCGTCTCGTCCGGCGCGAAGTGCCTGCTCACCGGCGACATGGGGATCGCCAACACGACTCCCGCGGCGGCGCTCACCGCGGTCTTCACCGGCGCCGACCCGGCCACCGTGACCGGGCGGGGCACCGGCATCGACGACGCCATGCTGGCCCACAAGACCGCGGTGATCGCCGCGGCGCTGGCCCGGCACGCCCCGGATCCGGCGGACCCGCTGGGCGTGCTCGCCACGGTCGGTGGCCTGGAGCACGCCGCGCTGACCGGGTTCATCCTGGGCGCCGCCGCCAACCGGGTGCCGGTGATCGTGGACGGCGTGATCGCCGCCTCGGCCGCGCTGGCCGCCGCCGCGTTCGCCCCGGCCGCGGTCGCCGCGATGGTCGCCGGGCACCGCTCGGCCGAGCCGGGCGCCACCGTCGCGCTCGCCCACCTGGGCCTGGAGCCGCTGCTCGATCTCGGGATGCGCCTGGGCGAGGGCAGCGGCGCGGTGCTGGCGCTGCCGATCGTCTCGGCCGCGGTCCGGGTGCTGCATGAGGTGGCCACCTTCGACTCGGCCGGCGTGTCGGAGAAGTGAGCGCGGGCGGGCCGGAGAAGTGA is a genomic window of Actinoplanes teichomyceticus ATCC 31121 containing:
- the cobC gene encoding Rv2231c family pyridoxal phosphate-dependent protein CobC, which encodes MTFDLDHHGDAEVGAGLIDLAVNVRHQAMPAWLAEPIAASLGGLSAYPDATAPTAAVAARHRRDPAEVLLTAGAAQAFVLLAQALRGARRPVVVHPQFTEPEAALRNAGHRVDRVLLTEADGFRLDPARVPDDADLVFVGNPTNPTSVLHPARDLAKLARPGRVLVIDEAFADTTYRDGCPGEPESLAERRDLPGLVVLRSLTKTWGLAGLRIGYLLAPAELVPRLAAAQPLWAVSTPALAAATACASPVAVAAERAIAAALATERAHLVERLRHVPSVTVVGDPASAFVPVRLAGADQVRIELRKRGYAVRRGDTFPGLGPDWLRIAVRDTATTDGFVQTLRDVIEERP
- the cobT gene encoding nicotinate-nucleotide--dimethylbenzimidazole phosphoribosyltransferase — protein: MAAARELQARLTKPAGSLGSLEELSVRLAGLAGVCPPPLPAPATVAVFAGDHGVHAQGVSPWPQEVTAQMVANFVAGGAVVNAFARQAGADVMVIDAGVAIPLHGGPTLLDANIRRGTRDMTAEPALTREEARAAIEVGIAVAGQLVSSGAKCLLTGDMGIANTTPAAALTAVFTGADPATVTGRGTGIDDAMLAHKTAVIAAALARHAPDPADPLGVLATVGGLEHAALTGFILGAAANRVPVIVDGVIAASAALAAAAFAPAAVAAMVAGHRSAEPGATVALAHLGLEPLLDLGMRLGEGSGAVLALPIVSAAVRVLHEVATFDSAGVSEK